CGGACGGACCCGCTCCAACCTCGCTGAACTGCGGCTTTCGGGAAATCCGCGAATGCACGGACACTTTGGAGATTTGTTGCACGGCAGGGAAGGGGCATGCGCAACAACACCCCATCCCGGAAACCTGTTACCGGGTCTGCGCCGAACGGCTTCACGGGGGTCGGCCATCGGATCGTGTCAATGTGCGTGCCGGCCACGGGGGTCCAGTCACCCCGTGCCTGTGAGATGCCCAGCCGCGCAATCTGGACGAGAGGACTAGCAGATGCGAACAAGGATTTCAGCAGCACTACTCACCCTCGGCGTAAGTGGCGCGATGATGCTCGCCACGCCTGCGGGATCGGCTCAGGCCGCCCCTTCCCACCCGGACTCCGCCGTCACCAAGGCCGCCACCGCCGGGCCAAACGCTGGTTCGTGCACTCACTGGCAGGACAGCAACACCTACGGCTACGGCTGCAAGGGCTACCCCGCGGGGTATTACGTCCAAGCGTGGGCGCACTGTATGAACGGAAAGTACGTCCACGGCAACGACGTTCCTGCCTCGGGCAGCAGCTACCACTGGTCGTACGCCTACTGCACCAGCGTGAACTCCTCCCTCCTCACGGGCTGGTACGTAATCTCGCAATGAGCACAGGCGCACCGTACCGCTGATCCCCGATACACCGGCCGGTGACCGTGGTTGGTGGAACGGGAGCGCATAAGAGAGTGCGTGCTGGCGTCGGGGCGGCGGTCGCCGCGACTGCGGCGGTCACCGCCCCGTTCCGTCCCCCGCACGACCGTGCCCGCTACACCGACGGCTGCGCCGCCTACCCCGTACCGCCCTGGGCAGGAGTCTTTCCTTCGACCTGGCCCGAGCTCCGGGAGCTTGATAGGCCGGCGACGACGGCGTCCTGGTCCCGGTGCAGGCCGGTGACCAGGGAGTGCAGTGCGGGTAGGTCGTCGGCGAGGACGCGCTCCATAGACGAGGCTGCGGACGCGGCGGGCCGCCGCACCGCCTAGCCCCTGCTTCGCCAGCGCCTGGGCGAACTCCACGCTGCACGTCAGCGCAGGGGGCCCTGCGCGGTCCATCAGGGAAAACGGGCTGCGTCGCGATGGACTGCCGGGCAGTATGACGGGGTGTCTGATGTGCTGTGGGCTGACGTTGCGTGCTTCTTCGACCCTGACCTGATGGGTTCGCTTCCGGACGCGCGTGTCCCGGATGCGTCGGTGGAGGACTGGCAGGCACTCCTCGACCTCGTCGCTGAACGTGACTGGAAGTGCAGGTACTCCGAGGGCGAGACTGTGCTGCCGGTGCCACCAGCACAGACAGTGCTCTCCCGTCCGGCCGACGCCGAACGCCCCGAGCTGCGGGTCTGGCCGTCAATCGAGGTGCTGGCGATCTTCCGCTTCCATGCAGCCGAGGAGATCGACTTTGATGTGGACGTGCGGGAGATTCAGGGCCAGGAGCGACTCGACGTCTTCTGCCGTTTCCTTCGCGGCATCGGTCGTCGGCTTGGCAAGCCGGTACTGATGGATCCAGAGGGCGACTACGGCCACCCAGTGCTCGGGTTCGACGTGGAAGCCGATCATGTCGTACTCATGGCTGAACGGCCCGTTATGTGATCACTGCTTGCATGCAGCAACGCGCGCACCCGCTGCTACGTGGGGAAGCAAAGCGAGCAGGTCTGGCGAACGCTTGAGCACAGGGTGGGGCGATTCGGATATCGCCATCAGTGCGGGCAGGGCCTTGAAATCGGCCATCACCGCTCGTCGTCACCACTTGGCTGCGGGCTCAACCAGGGGAACGTGTCCACCTGACAGCCATCTGATCTGCGGTGCCGGTGGTATGTCGGAGCACTGTCGGTCGGATGTCGGTGGCTCGTCGGCGGGGGCTGGCACCTTTCCAGGGACGGCCGGCCGGAGCTCACCGGGCGGCCCGATCCAGAAGGAGTCACCATGCACACCCCAGTCACGATCGTCGGCGCCGGACTCGGCGGACTCACACTGGCCCGCGTCCTGCACGTTCACGGAATCCCGGTCACGGTCTACGAGGCGGAGTCCTCTCCCTCGGCGCGCGCGCAGGGCGGACTGCTCGACATCCACGACTACAACGGGCAGCTCGCACTCAAGGCGGCCGGGCTGATGGAGGAGTTCCACGCCATCGTTCTGGAGGGCCGCCAGGCGCTGCGGGTCCTCGATCCGGACGGGACTGTCCTGCTCGACCAAGCCGACGACGGCACGGGCGGGCGCCCTGAGGTGCAGCGCGGCGACCTGCGACAGGTCCTGCTCGACTCGCTCCCGGCAGGCACCGTGCAGTGGGGGCACAAGGTCAGCCGCACCCGTGCCCTCGGCGAGGGGCGCCACGAGGTGACGTTCGCCGACGGCGGCAGCGCCGTCACCAGCCTGCTGGTCGGCGCGGACGGCGCGTGGTCACGGGTCCGGCCGCTGCTGTCCACCGCCACACCCGAGTACATCGGTACATCGGTCGTCGAGACCTACCTGTTCGACGCCGGCACACGGCACCCGGCCGCCGCGAAAGCGGTCGGCGGCGGGATGCTGATCGCACCCTCGCCGGGCAGGGAGATCTTCGCTCACCGGGAAAAGGACGACACTGTGCACGCCTACGTGGGGCTGTCCGAGCCGCAGGACTGGTTCGCCGCCATCGATTTCGCCGATGCCGCCACGGCCACCGCGCGGATCGCGCAGGAATTCGACGGCTGGGCGCCGGAGCTCACCGCACTGATCACCGACAGCGACGTCGCACCGGTGTGGCGCCCCCTCTACGCTCTTCCGACCGGGCACCGGTGGGACCGGGTGCCCGGGGTGACCCTGCTCGGCGACGCCGCCCACCTCGCGGCTCCCAACGGCGAGGGCGCCAACCTGGCCATGCTCGACGGCGCCGAACTCGGTGAAGCCCTCGCCGCGCACCCCGACGACATCGAAACGGCGCTCACCGAGTACGAGCAGACCATGTTCCGCCGCAGCGCCGAGACCGCCACCGACGAGATGCCCGGGATCGACTCCGCCGACAACACGGCCCACGGCCTGATCAACATGCTCACCGAGAAGGGCCGATGACCCGCTCAAGCCCAACCTGATGCCCTCCTTACCGACATCAGCCACGGCCCAGCGATCCTGGAGGGGAGCTCCACGAGGTGTATCCAGCCCGTCTGGGTCTGCCGCCCCCTCCACAACCGCGCGAGGACCTCCTGCTCCGGGTACCCAGCACCGGGTCGGCGGGCGGCACGACCCGCACCGGCACGGGTACCGGCTGGTCTGCGTCGTCGAAAAGGGGGCGTCACGGGTCCCGCCGTAAGCAGGTGCTGCGCGGGCGGTCGCCGTCACGGGGGCGAGTATGCGTGTCGCCGGGATCGGTGTCGTTGACCCGATCGAGAACTGGTCGTTGATGTCGGCCCCGAGGGCGCTTTTCACTCCTCAGAAGGTCCGTGCCACGGCGGCGAGGGCCCGGGACGCCTGAGCGCGATGATCAGCGAGGTGGAGGCGGCGCCGGAGTCAGCGACGCGGGGGTGCGCCCCTTTCCGAACTCCATGAGGTGATCTGGACGGCGGCGGCCGCGCACTGGACGACCCACCAGTACCGGGTCGCGGTGCGGGAGGCGTCTGAGGCGCTGACCGCGCACTGCAAGGAACGCCTGGGCCGGCGTACGAGCACGCGTGGGAGATCCGGGACGCCTACGGCTATCACCCGTACGACGATGCGGAGTGGTCCCGGAAGTTCCGCAGCTTCCTGCAGGGGCGAGCGTGGACGCACGCGGAGGGGCCGGTGGCGCTGTTCCATCAGGCGGTGGGGTGGCTGCGCCGGAACCGGGTGCTGCTGCCTGGGGTGAGTGTGCTGGCGCGGCAGGTCTTGCAGGTCCGGACGGTCGCGCAGAAGCGGTTGCACGCTGCCGTCGCCAGGGCGGCGGCCCGGGCGGATAGGGAGTTGCCGGGGCAACTGGTGGCGACGCTGGTGAGGCCGGAGGGTAGCGCGGTTCTCGGAGCTGGAACGTCCGCGTCGGCCGCCGACGCGGACGACGGGCACGGCGTTCGCCCGTGCGCTGGAGCGGGTGGACGAGATCGGCAAGCAGATGCTGGCCCTGCTGGTCCAATTGGAGGCCGCCTGCACGGCAGCCGACGACCTCGCCGAGGCGGTCGAGGAGGTTTTCCCTCAGCACCCGGACGCTGACGTGATCCTCAGCTTCCCTGGTCTCGGCGTCCAACTCGGCGCCCGGGTGCTCGCCGAGATCGGAGACGACCGCAGTAGGTTCGCCGACGCCCGCGGGCTGAAGGCATACGCCGGCTCCTCACCCATCACCCGTGCCTCCGGCAAGAAGTCGTCGATCACCCGCCGGTGGGTGAAGAACGACCGCCTCAACCACGCCGGTTATCTGTGGGCCTTCTCCGCCATCACCGCCTCACCCGGCGCCAAGGCCCACTAGCGTCGCCGCCGCGACGACCACGGAGACTGGCACGCCTCCGCACAGCGCAACTTGTTCAACCGCATGATCGGCCAGCTCTACCACTGCCTCCAGAAGCGCACGCTGTTCGATGAGAACACGGCCTTCCCCACCGAACTCTCGGTCGCCGCTTGACGTGTTAACCGCCTGAGGTGTCTGCGGAGCGCAGGTAAGACGGGCACCCGTGCCCGCACAGCGCGGTGAAACAGGAACCCACCGAGACGGTCGGACGACCGTGGTAGGAATCCCCCACCTTTAGATGGGGGAGCGGAAGTCAAAGCTTCACCGCCAGCGTCCCGGCCGCAGGCGTCTTGCGCCCGCTGCGCGATCCGGAGGCTGCGGAATGGGACGATGACGACACAGCATGATCGAGGAGGAGGTGTGGACTAGTTGGTTCCGGCGGTGAGTTCGCTGAACAGCTTGTTCGCCGATTCCGAGGCGAACTGGCGCTGGAGCTCGGCGCGGGCGATCTGCTTCTTGAACTCACCCTCGAAGCCGGCGAATCCGGCATTGTGCATGGTGTCGGTGATCCACATCGCGAACGCCTGGTAGTTCCAGATGTGCGGCAGGCAGGTCTCCGAGTAGCTGTCGAGGAGGCTGGAGTCACCCTCCTTCGCCTGGCGGATCACGGCTCGGGCGAAGACCTCGGCGTCGTGGAGGGCCAGGTGTATGCCCTTGGCGCTCATCGGCGGGACGATGTGGGCGGCGTCGCCCAGGAGGTAGAGCTTGCCGTAGCTCATCGGGGCGAAGACCACGCTGCGCAGGGGCACGATCTGCTTGGACAGGATCTCGCCGCGCGAGGGTGGGGTGCCGAAGCGGGCCTCCAGCTCGCTCCAGATGCGCTCGTCCGGCCACTGGTCGGGGGTGTCGTCGACCGCGCACTGGAGGTAGATGCGGCTGGCCTCCGGGCCGCGGGGGATCATGCCGGCCAGGCCCAGTTCGTGGATGGCCATGCCGGACGGGCGGGTCGGGGTGGCGGCCAGGACGCTGAGCCAGGAGTAGCCGTACGCGTGGGAGTACTCGGTCAGGGCGGAGGCGGGGATGCTGCGGCGCGAGACGCCGTGGAAGCCGTCGCAGCCGGCGATGAAGTCGCAGTCGACAGCCCGCGCCGTACCGTCGGCATCCCGGTAGCGCACGACGGGGCGACCCTTGGTGATGTTGACCAGGGTGACGTCGGCGGCTTCGTAGCGCAGGTCGCCTCCCTCGCGCAGGAACAGCTCGGTGAGGTTGCGCACGAGGACCTGCTGCGGGCAGTACAGGCTCTCGTTGTTGTCGTCCACGTCGATCGGCATCGCGTGGCCGTCGATGTAGAAGCCGCCCTCGCTGTGCGGGATCGGGTCGCCCGCCAGGACTTCCTCCAGGCCCCACTCGCGGAACATGCGCACTCCGAAGGTGTCGATGGTCCCGGCGCGCTGGCGCTTCTCGACGTAGGAGCGGGGGTGCTTCTCCAGCACGATGCAGTCGATGCCGTTGCGCAGCAGAAAGTTGCCAAGAGTCAGGCCGGCGACGCCGGCTCCGATGATGACGACTGTCGTTTCGTCGTGTGTCGTGGTCATGGGTGTGCGAGCCTCCGTGCTCAGGGCGAGGGCTGGTGGCGGCATGGCCGCCCACCAGCCCTCCGACGTCCGGGTGGTGTTGAGTACGGTCATCACCCTCGGGCAACGCCTGGCATGCGCACCACCGGTGATGGGACAGCAGATACCGAAAAGCCGCCATCTTGGAGGATGAGGCCGCCGCCAGCGCCTGAGCTGTGCAGGCGCCGGCGCTGGCGGTCAGGAGTGGCGGCGTAGTTCGAGCTGGTAGCGGCCGGGTGTCTGACCGACGACCTCGGTGAAGGCGTCGATGAAGCTGGAGGGGTTGGACCAGCCGCACGCCAGCGCGGTCTCCGTCACCGACATTCCGTCGGTGAGGTGGGCCAGCGCGTGGTGGATGCGCAGGGTGGTGCGCCAGCGGTGGAAGCTCATGCCCAGCTCGGTCTGGAACAGGCGGCTCAGGGTGCGCTCGCCGGCCCCCACTCTGCGGCCCAGTTCGGCCAGGGTCGTGGATTGGGCAGGGTCCTCGTGCAGCAGCGCGGTGGCGGCGCGGAGCCGGTCGTCATTGGCTTCCGGCAGGTGGAGGGACTGCTCTGCGGCGTCGACCAGCTCGTCCACGATGACGGCGAGCAGCCGCCGGTGCGCACCGGGCCGTCGCTCCGGGCTGCCGGTGAGGGCGAGGAGCGTTTCACGCAGCAGCGGGCTGACTGCGAAGACGCTCGGGTGGTCCACGAGCTGTGCGCACAGGTCGAGCGGGACTTGGAGGACGCGTACGTCGGTCCGGCCGTAGAAGCGGTGGGAGTGCGCGAAGTGCGGGGGTGTCCAGGTAACCCGGTTGGCGGGCGCGACCCATGTTCCGCGCTCCGTGGCGGTGGCCAGCGCGCCGGCGGCGGCGTAGACGAGCTGCCCCTCGGCATGCGAGTGGGGGTCGAGCCGATAGCCGTGCGGCAGCCATGCGGCGCCCTGGAGTGGCGTCGCGTCCTGCTCGGACGATGTCGTTGCAGGTTGGCGGTCTTTCGGCATCAGATGTCAGTTTACTGCTGGTCCCGCATGGGTGGTGAGCCGGACAGGGACGTCATGACCTTGATGACCAGATCTTCGCGGACATCGCTGTCCCCATGGCGCCCGACAAGATCCGCAGTGCCGTGATCGATCCGAGAACCTTCGCCCCCGAGATCAACAACAGGTCCCTGAAGCAACTGGCCCGCTCGGCCGCACTGGTGAGCATCGCCCACACCGCCTACCACCTCATGGCCCTCGAAGCCGCCCGCAGCATGCCGCTTGTCCTCCTGCCCTGCTGCCAGTGGCTCGACGCGCCCCTCGACGGACTGGGCGGCGGCCCGGAGGGCGAACGCCTCGCAAACGCCGTCCTTACCGTGTGTGCGAAGATCGCCGGCACCGACGCCCAGCTCATCCTCACCACTCCGCAGGCCCTCCCCGTCCGCCCGCAGGGCAAGCACGCAACCGAGCACGGCAGCACCAAGCCACCGGTTAGGGCGAAGGCTGAGCCCGCTGAACGGGGTTATCCAAGACGGCTCCGATGCCGTAAGTGGGAAGCGCTCAGCGAACGCCGTGGCGGCGCTTCACCTGCTCCCAGACACCGGTGTCGCACGGCCCGGCGAGCCGCCGGAACGCCTCGTAGGGCAGTTCGCGCAGCGGGGCCGGCTCAAGCCAGCTGTCCCGTACGGCGGTCGGGTCCCAGGAGGCCACCGGCATCCGCACATAGTCGGGGCGGCCGCTCTTGTCGGCGCTGGTGACCTTGAGCACCTGGGCGTGATGGCGGAAGGTGCGCACCACCAGACATGGCCTGTCCTTCGAGCCGGTGCCGTCGTCGAAAGGAAGCTCGGCGAACCAGACGTCGCCCGGCGCGGGAGGACGCCCGCGGAACATGCCGGGATCCGGTGGCACCGACTCCGGGCCCTGGCGCGGCGTGGACGCGGGCCCACTTGGCTGACGTACGGATCCGAAACCCGCGCCCCCTCGTGGAGGGCGCACCGAACCCCATCCGGTGCCCCTGCGCGGCGGCGCCGCAGCGGGGCGTGGCAGGCCGCGGATCCAGGTGCCGAGGAGCAATCCTGTGACCAGCAGTGACACGCCGGCACCGGTCAGCGCGCAGGAAATGAGGTCGGCGCCGGTCGCCGCCGCGAGGAGCCCACCGCCCAGGCACTCGGCCACCACCAGGCATGCCTGGATGCGCACCGAGCTGCCCTTCCCCGCCCGCACCGGCGCGGGCCTCGCGGCCCCGGGCCTGACCGGTTCGGCGTGTTGCGGAGTACGAGCGCGGGCGCGGGCGTAGGCGATGAGCAGGGCGATCAGCAGGACGCCGAGCAGGTCCAGCACGTCAGAGAACCCGTAGCCGCCGTCGTCCTGGTAGCCCTTGTCGTAGCCAAGGACGAACAGGGCCATCGCGGTCAGGCTGGTGAGGGGAAGCCATGCGACGAGCAGGGCGACAGCCAGGACGGCGTACGCCGCACTGCCGTGTCGCCCAATGGTCTCCCGCACAGATACCTCCCCCGCCCACCCGGCGCCGACAGTACTCCCCTGTCCTGCGGCCGGGGAAACCCGCGTACAGAATGGGGCAGTTGACCGGACGCGTGCGGCCCCTCGGCCCGCCGGCAACGACGACCCCATCTACCTGCGCGTCCATGCCAGTCCTGAAGGACATGACTACGACGGACGGATCGCAACACTGTGGAGGCGACATGGCGCAGCTGGATCACGCCAATTACCTGCGGGGGCCACGAGTTCCACGAGGAAGTCGGTGCTTTGTTGTCAGACCCGGACGCTGGCCTTCCTGTTGCCCTGCGTCGAGTCACGATCTGTGCGTGACGTGTACATGCTTGGATTGGGAGCGCTGCAGGTAAGCACTCGTGAGTAGCTCGGGGCATCGCCGTGCCGAAGAGGGGGCGGAGTCACCCGGCACCCGTCGGATCACCACGAAGCTCGCCGAAGCGGCGCCAGTCTTGTTATGGACCTCAACGGTCAGAAGGACCCAAGGCATCCGCTCCGAACTGCATTAGAGGGTGGTCCTCCAGCAGTTCCTCGATCCGTGTGGCGAGGAGTTTGCGCTGGTCGAGGACGGCTTGGAGCGAGTTGGCGAGGCTGGGAACGATCAGCGCGGCCGCGTCGGTGCCGGGCACCACGACGGTCTGCTCGTCCAAGGCCCGTGAAGATGTCCTCGACCAATCGCTCGGCTATGTGCGGGGCCTTGGAACGCATCAGGCTGACCAGCCGTAGGCGTCCGGCCTTGCGGATCTCGGCCGGGGACCCGAACTGGTCCAGCAGCCTCAGGACGGCCGGGTGCTGGATTCGGGGGCCGAGGACTCGCTCCCGGTGCGGGTGGATCTGGGTGAGCAGGCCGCGCAGCCGGTTGCTGATGCGGGTGGCCTCGCCGGCCAGGTCGTCGTCGAAGCCCACGATCATTTCCAGCTCGGCGACTGTGCCGGCGAGTACGTGGTGGACGCCCAAAGCCTGAAGTCCTCGACAAACGTGTCCGAGATCAGCCCGGGCGTCGGACGCCGGCAAGAAGATCAAAGGACGCAAGCGGCACCTGATCCCCACAGCGATCCCGGGCGCTGATCCACTGGGCGATGGCTGGCAAAATGTCCAGCGAGCTGACCGGAGAAGTCCCACCAACCTGGCGAACCGAGACAGCCCACTCACACGGTGCCTCAGGGCGTGGTCCCTCAACGCGGGCCGCTGTTCGAAAGTGCGCTCTCACGCAACTCGCCGCCGGTGCCCACTGCCTCGCGTACCCGCGCGGCCACGTGTCCCAGTGTCGGCTTCTCGATGATGTCGTGCAGGTGGGACATGAAGGCCCTTTCGCCCGCCTCGGTCAGCAGTGTCCGGCCGACGCCGGCGAGCATGGACAGCAGCGCCAGGGAGTCCCCGCCCAGCTGGTGGAAGTCGGCCTGCTCGTCCAGCCGCTCTGCCGGGACTGCGAGTACCTCGGCCCACACCTGCGCTACCGACTGGACGACCGGGTCGGCGAGCGCGATCGCGGAGGGTGCCGCGGGAGCCGATCCGGCCAGGGGGTCGGGCAGGGCGCCGGCGTCCACCTTGCCGCTGACCGTGTAGGGCAGTTCGGACACGGTGAGAACGGCGGAC
This genomic interval from Streptomyces sp. NBC_00557 contains the following:
- a CDS encoding FAD-dependent oxidoreductase, coding for MHTPVTIVGAGLGGLTLARVLHVHGIPVTVYEAESSPSARAQGGLLDIHDYNGQLALKAAGLMEEFHAIVLEGRQALRVLDPDGTVLLDQADDGTGGRPEVQRGDLRQVLLDSLPAGTVQWGHKVSRTRALGEGRHEVTFADGGSAVTSLLVGADGAWSRVRPLLSTATPEYIGTSVVETYLFDAGTRHPAAAKAVGGGMLIAPSPGREIFAHREKDDTVHAYVGLSEPQDWFAAIDFADAATATARIAQEFDGWAPELTALITDSDVAPVWRPLYALPTGHRWDRVPGVTLLGDAAHLAAPNGEGANLAMLDGAELGEALAAHPDDIETALTEYEQTMFRRSAETATDEMPGIDSADNTAHGLINMLTEKGR
- a CDS encoding DUF4158 domain-containing protein, translating into MRDAYGYHPYDDAEWSRKFRSFLQGRAWTHAEGPVALFHQAVGWLRRNRVLLPGVSVLARQVLQVRTVAQKRLHAAVARAAARADRELPGQLVATLVRPEGSAVLGAGTSASAADADDGHGVRPCAGAGGRDRQADAGPAGPIGGRLHGSRRPRRGGRGGFPSAPGR
- a CDS encoding 4-hydroxybenzoate 3-monooxygenase; amino-acid sequence: MTTTHDETTVVIIGAGVAGLTLGNFLLRNGIDCIVLEKHPRSYVEKRQRAGTIDTFGVRMFREWGLEEVLAGDPIPHSEGGFYIDGHAMPIDVDDNNESLYCPQQVLVRNLTELFLREGGDLRYEAADVTLVNITKGRPVVRYRDADGTARAVDCDFIAGCDGFHGVSRRSIPASALTEYSHAYGYSWLSVLAATPTRPSGMAIHELGLAGMIPRGPEASRIYLQCAVDDTPDQWPDERIWSELEARFGTPPSRGEILSKQIVPLRSVVFAPMSYGKLYLLGDAAHIVPPMSAKGIHLALHDAEVFARAVIRQAKEGDSSLLDSYSETCLPHIWNYQAFAMWITDTMHNAGFAGFEGEFKKQIARAELQRQFASESANKLFSELTAGTN
- a CDS encoding helix-turn-helix domain-containing protein, with protein sequence MPKDRQPATTSSEQDATPLQGAAWLPHGYRLDPHSHAEGQLVYAAAGALATATERGTWVAPANRVTWTPPHFAHSHRFYGRTDVRVLQVPLDLCAQLVDHPSVFAVSPLLRETLLALTGSPERRPGAHRRLLAVIVDELVDAAEQSLHLPEANDDRLRAATALLHEDPAQSTTLAELGRRVGAGERTLSRLFQTELGMSFHRWRTTLRIHHALAHLTDGMSVTETALACGWSNPSSFIDAFTEVVGQTPGRYQLELRRHS